One genomic region from Streptomyces sp. NBC_00582 encodes:
- a CDS encoding peptidoglycan recognition protein family protein has translation MRRRAWLTLGAVLLGSGGVVTYAVAGPPADQGTRHKRPVKVYGLALKSSSADRRELPRTDTEEFSLLGVTWTGGAERLAGTAQVRTRSAGTGEWSAWHDLELDVDPLDRPGPKVRGASEPVWVGPSDGVQAQVVRKNGSTAALPKGLRVDLVDPGVVTDAETRTGTEAAAFVMDPTPGATDSQTAEPSASAAEPTDTVSASASASATETTPEATASASSTPTTPTTPTAPKSTVPEPPIHSRADWGADESISPDAPEYNADVKVMFVHHTDGTNDYTCDQTPSIIRSIYAYHVQVSGWKDIGYNFLVDKCGTLYEGRKGGVDLPVLGAHTYGWNRESAAVAVIGDYTQTKATDAALTSIARLAAWKLGQYGADPAGTVQLTAGATQTNFFGKSFTSGSPYTFNRISGHRDGYNTQCPGGLLYDQLPTVRAWAAGPVQGLKVTSVAGGATLSGSTYYTKGAVTVKWTTTTPGALISKVELLVDGKVAATAAGTATSTTATLPLGTHTVAVRAVHQSGKATTTAALNVVAETTAPTFTTAPKLSLRTGTVTTTAVPVTLGWKATDDKALRSVQLLAPTTATFGPTVTASSRTAKPGTATTWSLRAYDYAGNYRTASLSSTPVILQETSATKSGSWTSRSSTSYLGGKSYSSGSKGASLTWTFTGRSAAWVVSRASTSGQAYVYVDGVKTATVDLKSSTTLYRQAIWTKTWSSSAKHTVKIVVVGTSGRPTITTDGLVYLK, from the coding sequence ATGCGCAGGAGAGCCTGGCTGACGCTGGGGGCGGTGCTGCTGGGGAGCGGGGGCGTGGTGACGTACGCCGTCGCGGGCCCGCCCGCCGACCAGGGCACCCGGCACAAGCGGCCGGTGAAGGTGTACGGCCTCGCGCTGAAGAGCTCCTCGGCCGACCGGCGGGAGCTGCCGCGCACGGACACCGAGGAGTTCTCGCTGCTGGGCGTCACCTGGACCGGGGGTGCCGAGCGGCTCGCCGGCACCGCGCAGGTGCGCACCCGGAGCGCCGGGACCGGTGAGTGGAGCGCCTGGCACGACCTGGAGCTGGACGTCGACCCGCTGGACCGGCCGGGCCCGAAGGTGCGCGGGGCGTCCGAGCCGGTCTGGGTCGGCCCGTCCGACGGCGTGCAGGCGCAGGTCGTCCGCAAGAACGGCAGCACGGCCGCGCTGCCCAAGGGGCTGCGGGTGGACCTGGTCGACCCGGGAGTGGTGACCGACGCCGAGACGCGCACCGGGACCGAGGCCGCCGCCTTCGTCATGGACCCGACGCCCGGTGCGACGGACTCCCAGACCGCCGAGCCCTCCGCCTCGGCCGCCGAGCCCACCGACACCGTCTCCGCCTCCGCCTCCGCCTCCGCGACGGAGACCACGCCCGAGGCCACCGCGAGCGCCTCTTCCACCCCCACGACACCCACGACCCCCACCGCCCCGAAGTCCACCGTCCCCGAGCCCCCGATCCACTCCCGCGCCGACTGGGGCGCCGACGAGTCGATCAGCCCGGACGCGCCGGAGTACAACGCCGACGTCAAGGTGATGTTCGTGCACCACACGGACGGCACCAACGACTACACCTGCGACCAGACGCCGTCGATCATCCGCAGCATCTACGCGTACCACGTGCAGGTCAGCGGCTGGAAGGACATCGGCTACAACTTCCTCGTCGACAAGTGCGGCACCCTGTACGAGGGCCGCAAGGGCGGTGTGGACCTGCCGGTGCTCGGCGCCCACACCTACGGCTGGAACCGTGAGTCCGCCGCCGTCGCCGTCATCGGCGACTACACCCAGACCAAGGCCACCGACGCCGCGCTGACGTCCATCGCCCGTCTGGCGGCCTGGAAGCTCGGCCAGTACGGCGCCGACCCGGCCGGGACCGTCCAGCTCACGGCGGGCGCCACCCAGACCAACTTCTTCGGCAAGAGCTTCACCTCGGGCAGCCCGTACACCTTCAACCGGATCTCCGGTCACCGCGACGGCTACAACACCCAGTGCCCCGGCGGTCTGCTCTACGACCAGCTGCCGACCGTCCGCGCCTGGGCGGCCGGCCCGGTGCAGGGCCTGAAGGTCACCTCGGTGGCCGGCGGGGCGACCCTGTCGGGCTCGACGTACTACACCAAGGGCGCCGTCACCGTGAAGTGGACGACGACCACGCCCGGCGCGCTGATCTCGAAGGTCGAGCTGCTGGTGGACGGCAAGGTCGCCGCGACGGCGGCCGGCACGGCCACCTCGACGACCGCGACCCTCCCCCTCGGCACCCACACCGTCGCCGTGCGGGCGGTCCATCAGTCCGGCAAGGCCACGACGACCGCCGCGCTGAACGTCGTGGCGGAGACCACGGCACCGACCTTCACCACGGCCCCGAAGCTCTCCCTGCGCACCGGCACGGTCACCACCACCGCCGTCCCGGTCACCCTGGGCTGGAAGGCCACCGACGACAAGGCCCTGCGTTCGGTGCAGCTCCTCGCGCCGACGACCGCGACCTTCGGCCCGACCGTCACCGCCTCCAGCCGTACCGCCAAGCCGGGCACCGCCACCACCTGGTCGCTGCGGGCCTACGACTACGCCGGCAACTACCGCACGGCGTCCCTGTCCTCGACCCCGGTGATCCTCCAGGAGACCTCCGCGACGAAGTCCGGGAGCTGGACCAGCCGTTCGTCGACCAGCTACCTCGGCGGCAAGTCGTACTCCAGCGGCTCGAAGGGCGCCTCCCTGACCTGGACCTTCACCGGCCGTTCCGCCGCCTGGGTGGTCTCCCGCGCGAGCACCTCCGGCCAGGCGTACGTCTACGTCGACGGCGTGAAGACGGCGACGGTCGACCTGAAGTCCTCCACCACGCTCTACCGTCAGGCGATCTGGACCAAGACCTGGTCGAGCAGCGCCAAGCACACCGTCAAGATCGTGGTCGTGGGCACCAGCGGCCGCCCGACCATCACCACGGACGGGCTCGTCTACCTCAAGTAG
- a CDS encoding uroporphyrinogen-III synthase, producing the protein MSPTALPAAAGPEHGHVTFLGAGPGDPGLLTLRAVEALANADVLVAEHEVLDVVRTHARPGVSVVNAETGPSSDPLPGTGTPVPTLVDGTSTSVEVPAVRDASHLVMEAARGGRRVVRAVSGDPGLDTYAAEEMLACAAAGVPFEVVPGVAAAVGVPAYAGVPLRDAQGADVRFVDARTASDRCWTEVGASDGTVVVSTTLDSVAAAAGELVSSGRKPDTPMTVTVAGTTTRQRTWSATLGTIAQMLKQAKVLPSPDGGRQVIAVVGERSAPAQRHQLAWFESKPLFGWKVLVPRTKEQAASLSDQLRSYGAVPHEVPTIAVEPPRTPQQMERAVKGLVTGRYEWIAFTSVNAVKAVREKFEEYGLDARAFAGIKVAAVGEQTAKALIAFGVKPDLVPSGEQSAAGLLEDWPPYDPVFDPIDRVFLPRADIATETLVAGLIELGWEVDDVTAYRTVRASPPPAETREAIKGGGFDAVLFTSSSTVRNLVGIAGKPHNVTVIACIGPATAKTAEEHGLRVDVMAPEPSVHKLAEALADFGLRRRTAALDAGDPVTRPSERRPGSRRRRAT; encoded by the coding sequence GTGAGCCCCACCGCCCTTCCTGCCGCCGCCGGTCCTGAGCACGGGCACGTCACCTTCCTGGGTGCCGGACCCGGGGATCCGGGACTGCTGACTCTGCGCGCCGTGGAGGCGCTGGCCAACGCGGACGTCCTCGTCGCCGAGCACGAGGTGCTCGACGTCGTACGGACGCACGCACGGCCCGGCGTATCCGTCGTGAACGCGGAAACCGGTCCTTCGTCGGACCCGCTTCCGGGCACGGGCACGCCTGTACCCACGCTTGTTGACGGCACGTCAACAAGCGTCGAGGTACCCGCTGTGCGGGATGCCTCACATCTTGTCATGGAGGCCGCGCGGGGCGGCAGGCGGGTCGTGCGTGCGGTGTCCGGGGACCCGGGACTGGATACGTACGCGGCCGAGGAAATGCTCGCCTGCGCCGCCGCCGGGGTGCCGTTCGAGGTGGTCCCGGGCGTGGCGGCGGCCGTCGGCGTGCCCGCCTACGCGGGGGTGCCGCTGCGGGACGCGCAGGGCGCGGACGTCCGGTTCGTGGACGCGCGCACCGCGTCCGACCGCTGCTGGACGGAGGTCGGCGCCTCCGACGGGACGGTGGTCGTCTCCACCACCCTCGACTCGGTCGCCGCCGCTGCGGGTGAGCTGGTGTCCTCCGGCCGTAAGCCCGACACCCCGATGACGGTCACGGTCGCCGGTACGACGACCCGCCAGCGCACCTGGTCGGCCACCCTCGGCACGATCGCGCAGATGCTGAAGCAGGCGAAGGTGCTGCCCTCGCCGGACGGCGGCCGTCAGGTGATAGCCGTGGTCGGCGAGCGTTCCGCCCCCGCCCAGCGCCACCAGCTGGCGTGGTTCGAGTCCAAGCCGCTGTTCGGCTGGAAGGTCCTCGTGCCGCGCACGAAGGAGCAGGCGGCGTCGCTCTCCGACCAGCTCCGCTCCTACGGCGCCGTGCCGCACGAGGTCCCGACGATCGCCGTCGAGCCGCCGCGCACGCCCCAGCAGATGGAGCGGGCCGTCAAGGGCCTGGTCACCGGCCGCTACGAGTGGATCGCCTTCACCTCCGTCAACGCGGTCAAGGCCGTCCGGGAGAAGTTCGAGGAGTACGGCCTCGACGCGCGCGCCTTCGCGGGCATCAAGGTGGCCGCGGTGGGCGAGCAGACCGCCAAGGCGCTGATCGCCTTCGGTGTGAAGCCGGACCTGGTGCCGAGCGGCGAGCAGAGCGCCGCCGGTCTCCTGGAGGACTGGCCTCCCTACGACCCCGTCTTCGACCCGATCGACCGCGTCTTCCTGCCGCGCGCCGACATCGCCACGGAGACCCTCGTCGCCGGGCTGATCGAGCTCGGCTGGGAGGTCGACGACGTCACGGCCTACCGGACCGTGCGGGCCTCGCCGCCGCCGGCGGAGACCCGTGAGGCGATCAAGGGCGGCGGCTTCGACGCCGTGCTCTTCACGTCGTCCTCGACCGTGCGGAACCTGGTGGGCATCGCCGGGAAGCCGCACAACGTGACGGTGATCGCCTGCATCGGCCCGGCGACGGCCAAGACGGCCGAGGAGCACGGGCTGCGGGTGGATGTCATGGCCCCGGAGCCGTCCGTGCACAAGCTCGCGGAGGCGCTGGCCGACTTCGGCCTGCGGCGCCGCACCGCGGCCCTGGACGCCGGTGACCCGGTGACGCGGCCGAGCGAGCGGCGGCCGGGGTCGCGCAGGCGACGGGCCACCTGA
- the hemC gene encoding hydroxymethylbilane synthase — protein MSTRALRLGTRRSRLAMAQSGQVADAVRRVTGRPVELVEITTYGDVSREHLAQIGGTGVFVTALRDALLKGEVDFAVHSLKDLPTTQPEDLVLAAVPVREDPRDVIVARDALKFTDLPRGSRIGTGSPRRMAQLNAYARAHGLDIETVPIRGNVDTRIGYVKGGELDAVVLAAAGLSRMGRIDEVTDFLSIDTVLPAPGQGALAIECAADDADLIAALGALDDPFTRVAVAAERSLLAALEAGCSAPVGALADLLADGQIVKEMRLRAVVGTTDGTRTVQLSTTGPVPETHDGAMALGRELAAEMLAQGAAGLMGERAQ, from the coding sequence ATGAGTACGAGAGCACTGAGACTCGGGACCAGGCGGAGCAGGCTCGCCATGGCCCAGTCCGGGCAGGTCGCGGACGCCGTGCGCCGGGTGACCGGCCGACCGGTCGAGCTCGTCGAGATCACCACCTACGGCGATGTCTCCCGCGAGCACCTCGCGCAGATCGGCGGCACCGGTGTGTTCGTCACGGCCCTGCGCGACGCGCTGCTCAAGGGGGAGGTCGACTTCGCGGTTCACTCGCTGAAGGACCTGCCGACCACGCAGCCCGAGGACCTGGTCCTGGCCGCCGTACCGGTGCGCGAGGACCCCCGCGACGTGATCGTCGCCCGGGACGCGCTGAAGTTCACCGACCTGCCGCGCGGCTCGCGCATCGGCACCGGTTCGCCGCGCCGCATGGCGCAGCTGAACGCGTACGCCCGCGCCCACGGCCTGGACATCGAGACGGTCCCGATACGCGGCAACGTCGACACGCGCATCGGGTACGTCAAGGGCGGCGAGCTGGACGCGGTGGTGCTGGCCGCCGCGGGCCTGAGCCGCATGGGACGGATCGACGAGGTCACCGACTTCCTGTCGATAGACACCGTGCTGCCCGCCCCCGGCCAGGGAGCCCTGGCCATCGAATGTGCCGCGGACGACGCGGACCTGATCGCCGCGCTCGGCGCGCTCGACGACCCGTTCACCCGGGTCGCCGTCGCCGCCGAACGGTCACTGCTCGCCGCCCTGGAGGCCGGTTGCAGCGCCCCTGTGGGCGCGCTGGCCGACCTTCTGGCCGACGGGCAGATTGTCAAGGAAATGCGCCTGCGGGCCGTCGTCGGGACCACCGACGGCACCCGTACGGTGCAGCTGTCCACCACCGGTCCCGTGCCCGAGACGCACGACGGGGCAATGGCGCTCGGTCGCGAACTCGCCGCCGAGATGCTCGCCCAGGGCGCGGCCGGTCTGATGGGGGAGCGAGCACAGTGA
- a CDS encoding glutamyl-tRNA reductase: protein MSLLVVGLSHRSAPVSVLERASLSPDAQLKLLQDTVAAEPAAEAAVLATCNRIELYADVDKFHAGVAELSTLLAQHSGVGLEELTPYLYVHYEDRAVHHLFSVACGLDSMVVGEGQILGQLKDSLARAQELHTAGRLMNDLFQQGLRVGKRAHSETGIDRAGQSLVTFGLEQLAAGGDVRDWARGKRALVIGAGSMSSLAAATLARAGVGEVVVANRTFDRAERLARILTEDETTDVAARAVPIESVPAELTRADVAVSCTGATGLVLTAEAVAAAVEGRTGEPVVFDEETPSVRPLPPTSLGTDENCPLDLSAVQQQPGFSVMGEAAVAGMDAATLEQHAAWVDNATVDRRTAGRRGPEADAELITALAATAATVGRIPERRRPEPVVTPVRPEPVLFLLDLAMPRDIDAAAHRLAGVRLVDIESLAEASADAPMATDVDLVRRIVADEVAAFGAAQRAAHITPTVVALRSMAAEVVAGEIARLEGRLPGLDDKHRAEITQTVKRVVDKLLHAPTVRVKQLAAEPGGAGYADALRTLFDLDQEAVAAVSRAEDSTEKNAENRGPA, encoded by the coding sequence ATGAGTCTCCTCGTCGTCGGACTGAGCCACCGCAGCGCTCCCGTCAGCGTCCTGGAGCGGGCCTCCCTCTCCCCGGACGCCCAGCTCAAGCTGCTCCAGGACACGGTCGCCGCCGAACCGGCCGCCGAGGCCGCCGTCCTCGCCACCTGCAACCGCATCGAGCTCTACGCCGACGTGGACAAGTTCCACGCCGGTGTCGCCGAGCTGTCCACGCTGCTCGCCCAGCACAGCGGCGTGGGTCTCGAGGAACTGACCCCCTACCTCTACGTCCACTACGAGGACCGGGCCGTCCACCATCTGTTCTCGGTGGCCTGCGGGCTGGACTCCATGGTCGTCGGCGAGGGGCAGATCCTCGGGCAGCTCAAGGACTCCCTGGCCAGGGCGCAGGAGCTGCACACCGCCGGCCGGCTGATGAACGACCTGTTCCAGCAGGGCCTCAGAGTCGGCAAGCGCGCCCACTCCGAGACCGGCATCGACCGCGCCGGACAGTCGCTGGTGACCTTCGGACTCGAACAGCTCGCCGCCGGCGGGGACGTGAGGGACTGGGCGCGGGGCAAGCGGGCGCTGGTCATCGGGGCCGGCTCGATGTCGTCCCTCGCCGCCGCGACCCTCGCGCGCGCCGGGGTCGGCGAGGTCGTCGTCGCCAACCGCACCTTCGACCGCGCCGAACGCCTCGCCCGGATACTGACCGAGGACGAGACCACGGACGTGGCGGCCCGCGCGGTCCCGATCGAATCGGTGCCGGCCGAGCTGACACGTGCCGACGTCGCCGTCTCCTGTACGGGGGCGACGGGACTCGTCCTCACCGCGGAGGCCGTCGCGGCGGCCGTCGAGGGCCGCACCGGCGAGCCCGTCGTCTTCGACGAGGAGACCCCCTCCGTACGGCCCCTGCCGCCGACCTCGCTCGGCACCGACGAGAACTGCCCGCTGGACCTGTCCGCCGTGCAGCAGCAGCCCGGGTTCTCCGTGATGGGCGAGGCCGCCGTCGCCGGCATGGACGCCGCGACCCTGGAACAGCACGCGGCCTGGGTCGACAACGCGACCGTGGACCGCCGTACCGCCGGCCGCCGCGGTCCCGAGGCCGACGCCGAACTGATCACCGCGCTCGCCGCGACCGCCGCCACCGTGGGACGCATCCCCGAGCGCCGCAGGCCCGAGCCGGTCGTCACCCCCGTACGCCCCGAGCCGGTGCTGTTCCTGCTGGACCTGGCGATGCCGCGGGACATCGACGCGGCCGCGCACCGGCTGGCCGGGGTGCGCCTCGTCGACATCGAGTCGCTCGCCGAGGCCTCCGCCGACGCGCCGATGGCCACCGACGTGGACCTGGTCCGGCGTATCGTCGCCGACGAGGTCGCCGCGTTCGGCGCCGCCCAGCGCGCCGCGCACATCACCCCGACCGTGGTCGCGCTGCGCTCGATGGCCGCCGAGGTCGTCGCCGGCGAGATCGCCCGCCTGGAGGGGCGGCTGCCCGGCCTCGACGACAAGCACCGCGCCGAGATCACGCAGACCGTGAAGCGCGTCGTCGACAAGTTGCTGCACGCGCCGACCGTCAGGGTCAAGCAGCTCGCCGCCGAGCCCGGCGGCGCCGGGTACGCGGACGCGCTGCGGACCCTGTTCGACCTCGACCAGGAGGCGGTGGCCGCCGTGTCACGGGCCGAGGACAGCACCGAGAAGAACGCAGAGAACCGAGGGCCGGCATGA